A window of Candidatus Hydrogenedentota bacterium genomic DNA:
AACTCGAAGCGGCCGCGGCGCGCGAACTCGCCGAAGAAACCGGCCTAAAGGGGATTCGTCTTGAACAGTTCCACACCTTCGGCGATGTCGGGCGCGACCCGCGTGGACGGGTGATTACCATCGCCTACGTGGGATTGGCCGATTATCGGCAACGGGCGCCGAAGGCCGGCGACGACGCCGCGGATGCCCGTTGGATGCTCGTGCGCGATCTGCCCAAACTGTCCGCCGATCACAACCTTGTCGTCGAAACGGCCGTCCGATGGTTGGGGCTCCGTCTTGCCGCCCTGGGAGACTCGTTCGATCTCGCGCCGGACACTCTTTCGCCAAAAATACTTCGCCATGCCATTCTTCCCTTTATCCAATCTTGGGCGCGCTGACTTTCACTTCTATCCACCCTGTCTGCGTTGTCCATTTCGTTCCTCGCCGCTGTCCCCGTTTTTTCGGTGGTCAAATCCCCGGAAATATGGTACACTGCAAGTAGTGAAATTCCGGGAAGTCGCGGTCGTCGGAATTAACGTATAAGGCAAATTGGGTGTATCGGGGCGACTTTCAGGGGATCTAATTGCTTTGACGCGTTGAAATGTTGACGCGCGCCTTTTTAGCGAAAATCGGGTCTTGTCGATCCTTGGCATCGTTGCCGAAGCGTTCCGCGGGAGTCCGAAACCGACAAGCCAGTGGGAGGGAAGCAAATGAGGGTCGCGCGCAATTCATACCTTGTCATGGCCGCTGTTCTTTTTCCTGTGTTCGCATCGGGTGGAGAATTTGCGGCATCCGGGACGCTGGAACAGTCATCCTGGTTCGGGACAGTCCAGGCGAATTTGGCAAAGGCCGAATATAACGCCGTGAGACTGGAAAAATCGGCCGGATTGTCCGCCGCGAACCGGGCGCAGAATCTGCGGGCGGAGTTCCGTCCGGAAGGGATTCGGGTCGTCGAGCGCGGGGACGCGGCCAAGGCCGGCGCCTCCGGGTGGACCTTCGAATGGCGGTTCACGGGTTATGGCCGGTCCGGCCAGATGATTCCCGTCGAACCCGCCGTACCGAATGCCAACGGCAACCGGGTCGAATACGGGCGTCCGGAAATCGTCGAGTGGTATGTCAACGACGAACGGGGCGTCGAACAGGGGTTTACCGTCTTGGAACGTCCGGACGGCGAAGGTCTTCTTTGCATCGAGGGGCTACTTTCCGATGGTTTGGAAGCTGTGTCGCACGGAAAAGACGGCGGTATCGCGTTCAAGGACGGCAACGGACGGACGGTGTTGCGTTATTCGCATGCCGTGGCCTGGGACGCGGACGGCAAGGCGCTGCCTGTCAATATTGTGCTGCTTACCGACACGCTGAGTCTCGTAGTGGATGATGCCGGGGCACGGTATCCCATCGAGATAGATCCGATGATTGGCGGAACCGCCATGGCGGACGTGACGGTAACCGGCAATCAATCGGGCGCGGAGCTGGGATGGAGCGTGGCCAGCGGGGGAGACATCAACGGCGACGGGTACGAAGACATCATTGCCTCTTCCCGCTTCTACGATCACGGTGAAACGAACGAGGGCGCCGTGTTTGTTTTCTTGGGTTCCAAAGACGGCGTAACCGCAAAAAAACCGGACGATGCCTTCTTGAAGATCGAATCCAATCAAACCGGATCGTGGCTCGGAACCGTGGTCGCGGGCGCGGGCGACGTCAATGGCGACGGATATGACGATATTATCGCTTCAGCCATCAACTACGACGATGGAGTCACCGCCGAGGATGAATGCGTCTATGTTTTTCTGGGCCGTACCACGGGTCCGCCGGGATGGCTGAACCTCAATGACGCTTGGGCAAAATTCAAATCCGATCAACCCCAGTCGTATTTTGGCGCCGCCATCGCGGGTTTGGGCGACGTGAACGGCGATGGCCGCGCTGAAATTGCCATCGGCGCGTCGAACTACAACCTCGGGGTGCCGACCGAAGGAGCCGTCTTTGTCATCTCCGGGTTGAATGTGCAGCCCGCGGGATGGGAAGATCCCGCGACCAGTTCCTACACTTGGGTGAAATTCCAGGGAGGCGCGGGGGGCGGGGGAGGAGGAGGCTATCTCGGCAATTATGTCGCCGCGGCCGGCGATGTGAATGCGGATGGATACGCCGACGCGATTTTCAGCGCCTTCTACGAGACGCATGGGGCCGCGTATGACGATGTATCCGAAGGCGCCGCCTACATCATGGCGGGAGGGCCGACGGCGCCCTCGGGATGGCAAGACCCGGATACCTCCACGCTGACCTGGGCCAAGATAGAATCCAATCAATACAGCGCCAGGCTCGGCGTATGCGCGGCGAGCGCGGGCGACGTGAACGGCGACGGGTATGCCGACGTGATTGTTGCCGGATATTTGTACGACGAACCGGGCCATGAAGCCGACAACAAAGGCGCCGCCCTGGTCTTTCTTGGAAGCGCGGCCCCGCCGTTGGGAACGCCGGCGGGATCCCGTTGGCTCAATCCGTCCGACGCCAATGCCATACTGTACAGCGATCAGCCGAACATAGGCGTGACTCAGGTTAGGGGCGTCGGCGATCTCAATGGTGACGGATACTCCGATGTGGCATGGGGTTCCTCGTTCTATCCGGTAACCAGCGCCGGCATTGACGGGGTTGTCTATGTTTTTCCCGGATCGAAGAACGGAATCATGGGTTCATACGTTCAGGATGCCGCGTTGAAACTCTACTCGGAACAGCCGGCAACCGTCTTTGGAGGGGCGTTCTGTTCACAAACCGATGTGAATGGAGACGGTTTTGCCGACTTGATCGCCGGGGAACAGGCTTATACGCGCGCCTACGGCACGGAAGGCGGCGTCCACGTCTTTTACGGTCCAATTACCCAAATGCAGGGCAGCGACCTGTCGGAGGCGGCAGCCATTCTCGAAGGAACCCAACCACAGTCGAAACTCGGCTTGGCGGTCGCGGGCGCGGGCGACGTGAACGGCGACGGCTATGCGGATGTGGTCGTGGGCGCGCCGCTGTATGATTACGGTTCGAGCGATGTAGGCGCGGCCTTTCTCTATCTCGGTTCCGCGAACGGCCTGAGCCTGACGCCGGCCTCCGCCCTTTACGGAGACAGTTCGAATCCAAGCGGCGCCTTCGGCGAAGGGGTTGCGGGCGCGGGAGACGTGAATGGCGACGGCTATGCGGATGTCATTGTCGGCAATCAAGGTTACGCAGGCCACGGGGCGGCGTTCTTGTTCCTTGGATCATCCTCGGGTTTGGTGGGCACGGGACCGGCAGCGGCGGCCTCCAAGGTCGAATCCGATCAGGTCAATTCGCAATTTGGAAGATCGGTCGCGGGAGCGGGCGATGTCAATGGGGACGGTTATGCGGACGTCATCGTCGGCGCGGGTTACTATGATTTTGCCACGTTGGGCGGGGCGGCGTTCGTGTTTCTGGGAGGGCCCGGAGGTCTCATCGGAAGCGGTCCAGGCACGGCGCAGGCCAAGTTGACCGCCGAGTGCAGCAGTTCGTGGTTTGGGGAAAGCGTGTCGGGCGCCGGGGATGTCAACGGCGACGGTTACGCGGATGTCGTCGTCGGCGCGGCCACGTATGGCGGCGTCGGACGCTTGAAGCGATGGGAAGGCGGCGCTTTCGTGTTCTTGGGATCGGCCAACGGCGTCATCGGAACCGGCCCATCGAACGGACATGCTTTGATCGAAACCGATCATCCCTTTTCCGACGATCAGAACGAGTGGTGGCTCTTTGGAAAGTGTGTATCGGGCATTGGCGATGTGAATGGCGATGGTTACGGGGATATTGCCGTCGCGGCGCCTACTTACGAAGGGCAGAAATATCGCGAGGGCGCGGTGTTCGTGTTTCACGGATCGGCGAGGGGTATTTCGGCGCGTACCATTGCCGACGCGAACGCTATAATTACCGGAAACCTGACCGGAAGCCAATTCGGCCAATCCCTCTCGGGAGCAAGGGATGTCAACGGCGACGGTTTTGATGATCTTCTCGCGGGAACCACCAATTACCGGGGCGGCGCGGCCTTTGTGTTTGCGGGATCGCGCAATGGCGTGGTTGGAACCACGCCGGCCGACGCCGCCGGCAGCCTGTTCGCCAATCCGGGCTACAACGTATATCCGGGATTCGGATATGACGTGGCCGGTGTGGGCGACGTGAACGGAGACGGTCATGCCGATCTACTGGTCGGCGCAAACAACTACCCAGGCCCCGTTGGCGGAGACAATCCCGGCGGAACAATGCTTTACTATGGCGCCTCGGAAGGCTTCAATGTCAATCTGCGCTTGACGCGCGCGGACAGCACGCCCATCGGTTCCCCCGGAGTGGACATCGGTTCGGACGGTGTGAAACTGTTCATGCAGTGCAAGAGTCCAGCGGGCCGGTCGAAAGTGAAGTTGCAGTGGGAGATCAAGCCTTACGGCACGCCATTCGACGGCACGGGTCTCGGTGAATCGAGCGCGTGGCAGGACACGCTGACGGGCTACACCTTCACAGAGACTGTAACGGGTTTCCCGCTGGCGAACGGTTTCCACTGCCGCATGCGCGCGCTGTACGCGCCGGTGCTGGGCCCGGTTCCCGGCCAGTCGGCGCACGGCCCGTGGTTCCGCCCGCAATGGGTGACGCCGGGTCCGTCGGACTTCCGGACCTCGGCGTATCAGCCGCCGACGACGCCCGGCCTGTCTTGGACGGGCGCGCCGTACGACACGACGGAAGACCTTGTTTGCGCCCTGACATCGGAGTCGGTTTCGCCCGGCACGCCGTCGCGGACAATAGAATCCTACCGGTTTGTGTGGGACAACGGGACGGGGACGATTATCGAGCATGTCTTGCCGGTTCCCGTGGCGTCGGACACGATTTCCGCCTCCAATACGGCCAAGGGCGAGACGTGGTCCTGCTTCGTGCAGGCGTACGACGGCGTCATGTACACGACAAATCCCGGCCATGTGAGCACAACGATCGCCAACGGCCTTCCGGGCGCGCCGTCGCTGAATTATCCGGCGGTCCAAAGCGATTCGGCGAATCTGGTGTGCCGGATCAGCGACGTAAGCGGCGACCCGGACGGCGATCCGCTCCAGTTCCGCTTCCAATGGTGGGTGAAGCGCAGCGGCGAATCGTCGTTCACGGCGCTGCCGCCGTCGCCGCCGTCGTCGGCGATTTCCAGCCAGATCAACAACAGCGAGACGCAGGTGGGCGACGTGTGGCGCGTGGTGGTGACGGCCTACGACGGCATGGATTACGGCACGCCGTCGCCGGCGCTGGACTGCACGATCGTGCTAGGCGGCGTCGAGATGTCGTTCATCCTGTTGGGAACGAACGTCCCGTCAATTACGCTGGGCCAGCCGATTACGGCTAACGGCCAGATCTTCCCGATGCCGTCGGGTTCGGGCACGGTGACGTTCCGGAGCATCACGCCGTCGGGCGTCGCATCCGACGTGTTTCCGGAAGGCGTGGTGTTCAGCAACGGCGGGTACACCCGCACCTTCCATCCGACGGAAGCGAGCCAGGGCCGCAATCCGTGGACGATCACCTCGGCGTGGCCGGGCGACGCGACGTACCGCAGCGCGACCAGCACGGACGTGACCTTCGAGGTGCTCAAGGCGCTCCCGACGCTGGCGGTGTCGGCGAACGCGTCGTCGGTGCCGCTGGGCTATGCAGATGTGGATGTGACGGTGACGTTCGTGACGGGCTTCCCGACGGAATTGGCCGGCCTTGTCGCGAACCGCGCGGTCCGGCTGAACGCGAAAAAACCGGACGGCTCCTCGGCGGCGACCCTGACGGGCGTGACGGACTCGACGGGCAAGGCGGTGTTCGACGCGTGGGAACTGGACATGCCGGGCACTTGGCAGTTCCGCGCGGATTTCCAGGGCGACAACGATTTCCTGCCGGCGGCCTCGACGCCCTACGACGAACCGGAGACGGTCCGCGTGACGGTGAAGGACCGGGCGGGATACGCCGTAATCGTGGTGGGCAAGTACAACGCGGCGGGCGAGGGCCGTCCGGAACACGCCAAGACCGGCGATGGCGTCTATCGCGTGCTTCGCGACCGGGGCATCGCGCCGGAAGACATCTACTATTTCCGGGAAGGCCCGGCCCAGCCCGCGCCGGATATCCTGGTGTCGGACACGACGCCGACGAAGGCGGAGGTCGCCACGGCGATCACGGGCTGGGCGGCATCGAAGATGCTGTCGCGCGCGGCGCCGTTGTATATCGTGTTCGTGGACCACGGCAGCGTGAACAAATTCTATGTGTATTCGGGCGCATACGACGAGACGTGGTATCTGTCGCCGTTGGATCTGAACGGCTGGATGAACACGCTGGAGACGGCGCTCGCGGGCCATGATGCGCTGAACGAGGCGCGGGTGGTGGTGTACGGCGGATGCCATTCGGGGAGTTTCATCCCGGTGGTGTCGAAGCCGGGCCGGGTGATCGTGGCCAGCGCGAAGTCGGGCCAGGTGTCGCACCGGGGCGTGATGGACCCGGCGGACAATATCCGGGACGGCGAGGCGTTCACGACGGAGTTCTTCCGGAAACTGCGGGACGGCAAGACGCTGCGCGAGGCGTTCGAGACGGCCAGCGGGAAAATGTCCGAGTACACGGCGAACGCGACGAGCGGCGCGGGCGCGTCAACGGTGCAGAAGCCGGTGTACGACGACAACGGCGACGGGGAAGGGACGAGCGGCGCGTTGTCCCCGCTTCCCGGCCTTGACGGGGCGATGGGCCATGTGCTGACGCTGGGCTACGGCGTGAACGACACGGGCAACGCGGGCTGGATCAACGTAACGCCGACGGTGACGCTGGATTCGGGCGAGTCGCTGGGCGGCTTGGAAGCATACTGCGACAAGCGCCCGGCAACGGGCTGCACGGCGTGGGTAGAAGTGAAGACGCCGGCGTATACAGGCAGTACGCCGGTCGAGGATGAGACGCCGATCGAAGATCGGGCGCAGGAAGTGCAGTTGGCGCGTTTCGACGCGGATGCGGGGACGAGCGACCTGCTGAACGGGATCTTCCGCTGGCCGGGGAGCCTTTTCGGCACGACGTTCCAAAACGCGGGGACGTACAAGGTGTTCTACTTCGTGAAGGATGGCGAGACGGGCGCGGTGAGCACGCACC
This region includes:
- a CDS encoding NUDIX hydrolase, encoding MNTAGYTYPYPRPMVTVDAVVFTVIEDSLAVLLIKRGRPPFLGMWALPGGFLDMDEELEAAAARELAEETGLKGIRLEQFHTFGDVGRDPRGRVITIAYVGLADYRQRAPKAGDDAADARWMLVRDLPKLSADHNLVVETAVRWLGLRLAALGDSFDLAPDTLSPKILRHAILPFIQSWAR
- a CDS encoding FG-GAP-like repeat-containing protein codes for the protein MRLEKSAGLSAANRAQNLRAEFRPEGIRVVERGDAAKAGASGWTFEWRFTGYGRSGQMIPVEPAVPNANGNRVEYGRPEIVEWYVNDERGVEQGFTVLERPDGEGLLCIEGLLSDGLEAVSHGKDGGIAFKDGNGRTVLRYSHAVAWDADGKALPVNIVLLTDTLSLVVDDAGARYPIEIDPMIGGTAMADVTVTGNQSGAELGWSVASGGDINGDGYEDIIASSRFYDHGETNEGAVFVFLGSKDGVTAKKPDDAFLKIESNQTGSWLGTVVAGAGDVNGDGYDDIIASAINYDDGVTAEDECVYVFLGRTTGPPGWLNLNDAWAKFKSDQPQSYFGAAIAGLGDVNGDGRAEIAIGASNYNLGVPTEGAVFVISGLNVQPAGWEDPATSSYTWVKFQGGAGGGGGGGYLGNYVAAAGDVNADGYADAIFSAFYETHGAAYDDVSEGAAYIMAGGPTAPSGWQDPDTSTLTWAKIESNQYSARLGVCAASAGDVNGDGYADVIVAGYLYDEPGHEADNKGAALVFLGSAAPPLGTPAGSRWLNPSDANAILYSDQPNIGVTQVRGVGDLNGDGYSDVAWGSSFYPVTSAGIDGVVYVFPGSKNGIMGSYVQDAALKLYSEQPATVFGGAFCSQTDVNGDGFADLIAGEQAYTRAYGTEGGVHVFYGPITQMQGSDLSEAAAILEGTQPQSKLGLAVAGAGDVNGDGYADVVVGAPLYDYGSSDVGAAFLYLGSANGLSLTPASALYGDSSNPSGAFGEGVAGAGDVNGDGYADVIVGNQGYAGHGAAFLFLGSSSGLVGTGPAAAASKVESDQVNSQFGRSVAGAGDVNGDGYADVIVGAGYYDFATLGGAAFVFLGGPGGLIGSGPGTAQAKLTAECSSSWFGESVSGAGDVNGDGYADVVVGAATYGGVGRLKRWEGGAFVFLGSANGVIGTGPSNGHALIETDHPFSDDQNEWWLFGKCVSGIGDVNGDGYGDIAVAAPTYEGQKYREGAVFVFHGSARGISARTIADANAIITGNLTGSQFGQSLSGARDVNGDGFDDLLAGTTNYRGGAAFVFAGSRNGVVGTTPADAAGSLFANPGYNVYPGFGYDVAGVGDVNGDGHADLLVGANNYPGPVGGDNPGGTMLYYGASEGFNVNLRLTRADSTPIGSPGVDIGSDGVKLFMQCKSPAGRSKVKLQWEIKPYGTPFDGTGLGESSAWQDTLTGYTFTETVTGFPLANGFHCRMRALYAPVLGPVPGQSAHGPWFRPQWVTPGPSDFRTSAYQPPTTPGLSWTGAPYDTTEDLVCALTSESVSPGTPSRTIESYRFVWDNGTGTIIEHVLPVPVASDTISASNTAKGETWSCFVQAYDGVMYTTNPGHVSTTIANGLPGAPSLNYPAVQSDSANLVCRISDVSGDPDGDPLQFRFQWWVKRSGESSFTALPPSPPSSAISSQINNSETQVGDVWRVVVTAYDGMDYGTPSPALDCTIVLGGVEMSFILLGTNVPSITLGQPITANGQIFPMPSGSGTVTFRSITPSGVASDVFPEGVVFSNGGYTRTFHPTEASQGRNPWTITSAWPGDATYRSATSTDVTFEVLKALPTLAVSANASSVPLGYADVDVTVTFVTGFPTELAGLVANRAVRLNAKKPDGSSAATLTGVTDSTGKAVFDAWELDMPGTWQFRADFQGDNDFLPAASTPYDEPETVRVTVKDRAGYAVIVVGKYNAAGEGRPEHAKTGDGVYRVLRDRGIAPEDIYYFREGPAQPAPDILVSDTTPTKAEVATAITGWAASKMLSRAAPLYIVFVDHGSVNKFYVYSGAYDETWYLSPLDLNGWMNTLETALAGHDALNEARVVVYGGCHSGSFIPVVSKPGRVIVASAKSGQVSHRGVMDPADNIRDGEAFTTEFFRKLRDGKTLREAFETASGKMSEYTANATSGAGASTVQKPVYDDNGDGEGTSGALSPLPGLDGAMGHVLTLGYGVNDTGNAGWINVTPTVTLDSGESLGGLEAYCDKRPATGCTAWVEVKTPAYTGSTPVEDETPIEDRAQEVQLARFDADAGTSDLLNGIFRWPGSLFGTTFQNAGTYKVFYFVKDGETGAVSTHLLTTVYRRLGGNEPPPAPELVLPENVSIMHTPLLFLWNAVTDPDGVTYRIEVDEDGDFGSGAIIRDNLESSYIVLGPDDGILDLRTYYWRVYAVDGFGARSADGAVWNFTVENVNPETPGTLMVKIRDTRGNPVSDATVQVAGQAEPAKSNTPGNYYKSLGPSVYSVQIAKTGYAPVELVNVGITSGNITERTVELLSNEWNEWASQPRSHKGYTGTNYTFSVTPACGPGLLTFQWKWDDGVNHLPLDGPTTQTWTLTNLTVANNGEYWCVATYEGTPHESAHAMLEVADHLEIAAHPAGGTVNAGESFAFSVQTTGGFPPLHYEWRKNGQILPGAPNANTLEIPYMSPSDAGTYTVIVNDSNGDVRTSNAANLTVSGGETLPVAGGWALLALVSFLAVAGVKASGRGKK